In one window of Frigoriglobus tundricola DNA:
- a CDS encoding PKD domain-containing protein → MAESEQTPTAAPSPAAAKHGWLKAAVDGVLGLGGGAVGTYVTAVVDRVVKPTKPVANFATTPDGLTVACQNHASGESGWWDFGDGSPLEPFTPDQHVTHGYAKPGTYHVKLTVRNYLGDENERAVPVEVAYGVKDAPPPQIVAFALSPVSPAAVAPATFRLTADVSNAGACVWDFGDGRVEVSDGGKIDRLVTFEKPGTFAVSLVAHNGKLGAKQSTPVKVEAPRDGTTMAVLKVIDSGTRVDHTATTESVAVPVPSDKTTTFHKTIHARPNHTFTAATIAEVPSSVKNVTVKIAEDKQSAVVSGEWAGDRKATNKAAGGSDAILRIKLGHERVAPHPLTVTMVTGTFGASGPVLKAELPLPPAPMNLAGAKREYRLEIRSNREGKSHTVLQAPADGKGSVDLPWMAKQKEQDRLTTYSAKQEGDTVVFTAVESNP, encoded by the coding sequence ATGGCCGAATCCGAACAGACCCCTACAGCCGCTCCGTCCCCCGCGGCCGCCAAGCACGGGTGGTTGAAGGCGGCGGTCGACGGGGTCCTTGGTCTCGGCGGCGGGGCCGTTGGTACTTACGTCACGGCGGTGGTCGATCGGGTGGTGAAACCGACCAAGCCGGTCGCGAACTTTGCCACAACCCCCGACGGGTTGACCGTGGCCTGCCAGAACCACGCCAGCGGCGAAAGCGGCTGGTGGGACTTCGGCGACGGCTCCCCACTCGAGCCGTTCACACCCGACCAGCACGTCACGCACGGGTACGCCAAGCCCGGCACGTACCACGTGAAGCTCACCGTCCGGAACTATCTCGGAGACGAGAACGAGCGCGCGGTGCCCGTCGAAGTCGCTTACGGGGTGAAGGACGCTCCGCCGCCGCAGATCGTGGCGTTCGCGCTCAGCCCGGTGTCGCCGGCCGCGGTCGCGCCCGCGACGTTCCGCCTCACCGCCGACGTGTCCAACGCCGGGGCGTGCGTGTGGGACTTCGGCGACGGCCGCGTGGAGGTGTCCGACGGCGGGAAGATCGACCGGCTCGTGACCTTCGAGAAGCCCGGCACGTTCGCGGTCTCGCTGGTCGCGCACAACGGCAAACTGGGCGCGAAGCAATCGACCCCCGTGAAGGTCGAAGCGCCCCGCGACGGCACCACGATGGCCGTGTTGAAGGTGATCGACTCCGGCACCCGCGTGGACCACACCGCGACGACGGAATCCGTCGCGGTCCCGGTCCCGTCCGACAAAACAACAACCTTCCACAAGACCATCCACGCCCGCCCCAACCACACGTTCACCGCGGCCACAATCGCCGAAGTGCCCTCGAGCGTGAAAAACGTGACGGTGAAGATCGCCGAGGACAAACAATCCGCGGTCGTGTCCGGCGAGTGGGCCGGTGATCGGAAAGCCACGAACAAAGCGGCCGGCGGGTCGGACGCGATCCTGCGGATCAAGCTCGGGCACGAGCGCGTGGCGCCGCACCCGCTAACCGTAACGATGGTGACCGGCACGTTCGGGGCGTCCGGGCCGGTGTTGAAGGCCGAGTTGCCGCTCCCGCCGGCCCCGATGAACCTGGCCGGCGCCAAGCGCGAGTACCGACTCGAAATCCGCTCGAACCGCGAGGGCAAATCGCACACGGTCCTCCAAGCCCCGGCCGACGGCAAAGGGAGCGTGGACCTTCCCTGGATGGCGAAACAGAAAGAACAGGACAGGCTCACGACGTACAGCGCGAAGCAGGAAGGCGATACGGTAGTCTTCACTGCTGTGGAATCGAATCCGTGA
- a CDS encoding type IV secretory system conjugative DNA transfer family protein — translation MPTTQEQPMFDPAESNADSSRTAGRRSRKKPGPRRTISKILPDDGSALFLGWDGTDHKPSIGFKPTVSGVSTRAALTYDGDGHLLTIAPTGAGKGVGAIIPALLTYPGTIIVTDIKGENYQVTARHRREMGQQVVVLDPFGLVTAKDKGDKLNPFDLFGVPGSDPESDAEMLAAQLAVGHEFSTDRYWEDTGRGLVSGLVADVATSSPPEKRNLCTLRELLYNDDLDYTLAVALDTRKKTMSPLARDEFVAYLAAPSDKTRPCIRTTATTFVKCLGSTCVSRSLERSTFALNDLLDNKPMTIYLVLPPEKLHSHRSLLRLWVVTLLTVVMRRTRLPKQRTLFLLDEAAQLGSLDLLPQAVSLLRGYGLQLWTFWQDLSQMMRLYPNNWESLVNNAAVLQAFGVPGHASRNSWRVILGEDAQLASELHSEEMLVAVTGRPTTRHTRANYLKDKAFAGRFDANQRFLGLEK, via the coding sequence TTGCCGACCACGCAGGAGCAGCCCATGTTCGACCCGGCCGAGAGCAACGCCGATTCTTCACGCACGGCCGGGCGGCGCTCACGCAAGAAGCCCGGCCCCCGTCGCACGATTTCCAAGATCCTTCCCGACGACGGCTCCGCTCTGTTTCTCGGATGGGACGGCACGGACCACAAACCGAGCATCGGCTTTAAACCCACGGTCAGCGGCGTCTCCACGCGTGCCGCGCTCACGTACGACGGCGACGGCCACCTGCTCACCATCGCCCCGACCGGCGCCGGCAAGGGCGTCGGCGCGATCATCCCGGCACTGCTAACGTACCCCGGCACGATCATCGTCACGGATATCAAGGGGGAGAACTACCAGGTCACCGCCCGGCACCGCCGCGAGATGGGCCAACAGGTGGTCGTCCTGGACCCCTTCGGCCTGGTTACGGCGAAGGACAAGGGCGACAAGCTGAACCCGTTCGACCTCTTCGGCGTGCCCGGCTCGGACCCCGAATCCGACGCCGAAATGCTCGCCGCCCAGCTCGCCGTGGGCCACGAGTTCAGCACGGACCGCTACTGGGAGGACACCGGCCGCGGGCTGGTATCGGGCCTCGTCGCGGACGTGGCGACGAGTTCGCCGCCGGAGAAGCGGAACCTCTGCACGCTCCGCGAGCTGCTCTACAACGACGACCTCGACTACACGCTGGCGGTCGCCCTGGACACGCGCAAGAAGACCATGTCGCCGCTGGCGCGGGACGAGTTCGTCGCGTACCTCGCGGCCCCCTCGGACAAGACGCGGCCGTGCATCCGCACCACCGCGACCACGTTTGTGAAGTGCCTCGGCAGCACCTGCGTGTCGCGCAGCCTGGAGCGGTCCACGTTCGCACTGAACGACCTGCTCGACAACAAGCCGATGACGATCTACCTCGTGCTGCCGCCCGAGAAGCTGCACAGCCACCGCTCGCTCCTGCGGTTGTGGGTGGTCACGCTGTTGACCGTGGTGATGCGCCGCACGCGGCTCCCGAAACAGCGCACCCTGTTCCTGCTCGACGAAGCGGCCCAGCTCGGCTCGCTCGACCTGCTGCCGCAGGCCGTTTCGCTGCTCCGCGGCTACGGTCTGCAACTGTGGACGTTCTGGCAGGACCTGAGCCAGATGATGCGGCTGTACCCGAACAACTGGGAGTCGCTGGTGAACAACGCCGCGGTGCTCCAGGCGTTCGGCGTGCCGGGGCACGCGTCGCGGAACAGTTGGCGGGTGATCCTCGGCGAGGACGCGCAGCTCGCGTCCGAGCTGCACTCGGAAGAAATGTTGGTCGCTGTGACCGGGCGGCCGACGACCCGGCACACGCGCGCGAACTACCTGAAGGACAAGGCGTTCGCCGGCCGCTTCGACGCCAACCAGCGGTTCCTGGGGCTGGAGAAGTAG